The Juglans microcarpa x Juglans regia isolate MS1-56 chromosome 8S, Jm3101_v1.0, whole genome shotgun sequence genome has a window encoding:
- the LOC121244998 gene encoding putative pectinesterase 11 has protein sequence MASAISEADPDPTRMTSALLIRVDQSGKGDFRNIQDAINAVPSNNSELVYIWVKAGIYREKIVVPADKPFITISGRNAAETLITWKEGGEIYESPTFSVLASDFVARFLTIQNTNGGKAVALWVAGDRAAFYGCRIMSNQDTLLDDTGRHYYRNCYIQGDTDFICGNAASLFEKCHLHSLSDAAGAITAQRRESPSENTGFIFLGCKITGVKTAVLLGRPWGPYSRVVFAFTYMSSVVLPEGWDDWGSVSKQKTSYYGEYKCYGAGANTSRRVQWSHNHMTVQEAAPFLTKDSIGGKTWIRPSPTSFKKFSNISN, from the exons ATGGCTAGTGCTATTTCTGAAGCAGACCCGGACCCGACCCGAATGACTAGTGCCTTGCTCATAAGGGTTGACCAGTCCGGTAAGGGAGACTTCCGGAATATACAGGACGCCATTAATGCAGTGCCCTCAAACAACTCGGAGCTTGTGTATATTTGGGTGAAGGCTGGGATATACAGAGAAAAGATTGTTGTGCCTGCAGACAAGCCCTTCATAACGATAAGTGGAAGAAACGCAGCTGAGACTCTGATAACATGGAAGGAGGGAGGGGAGATCTACGAGTCTCCAACGTTTTCTGTCTTGGCTTCCGATTTTGTTGCAAGATTCCTCACCATCCAG AATACAAATGGTGGTAAAGCTGTTGCATTGTGGGTTGCGGGAGATAGGGCAGCATTCTATGGTTGCAGGATCATGTCTAATCAGGATACCCTACTTGATGATACTGGAAGGCATTACTACAGAAATTGTTATATACAAGGAGACACTGACTTTATTTGTGGAAATGCTGCTTCTCTGTTTGAG AAGTGCCATCTGCACTCGCTGTCGGACGCAGCCGGAGCTATCACGGCCCAACGGAGGGAGTCGCCGTCAGAAAACACAGGCTTCATCTTCTTAGGTTGCAAGATCACCGGCGTAAAAACTGCCGTACTCCTTGGAAGGCCATGGGGTCCCTATTCAAGGGTCGTCTTTGCCTTTACGTACATGTCAAGTGTAGTGCTGCCCGAGGGTTGGGATGACTGGGGATCAGTTTccaaacaaaa AACGTCATACTACGGGGAATACAAGTGTTATGGAGCAGGAGCTAATACGTCGAGAAGGGTACAGTGGTCTCACAATCACATGACGGTCCAAGAAGCAGCCCCATTCTTGACAAAGGACTCCATTGGTGGCAAAACTTGGATTAGGCCATCCCCAACCAGTTTCAAGAAATTCTCTAATATTTctaattag
- the LOC121244733 gene encoding fructokinase-like has product MGAEAEPFPSYNNYSYGNRDGEVRVNVEVHVDGPLILGLQPAALVDHVARVDCSFLHQIPGDRGGSIPVAIEELELMVSELRTHILASHDDPFSMKTMAGGSVANTMRGLSAGFGVSSGIIGAYGDDEQGQLFVRNMSSNGVNLSRLRMKKGRTGQCVCLIDELGTRTMRPCLSNAVKVQADDLTREDFKGSRPFFLQWLSLRYAIFNLEVIREAIKIAKQEGLFLSLDLASFEMVRNFKLPLLQLLESGNIDLCFANEDEAIELLSGKQNADPEIALEFLAKHCQWAVVTLGPNGCIAKLGKEVSERLQCSRT; this is encoded by the exons ATGGGAGCAGAGGCAGAGCCCTTCCCCAGCTACAACAACTATAGCTATGGAAACCGGGATGGGGAGGTAAGGGTGAACGTAGAGGTTCACGTTGACGGTCCTCTCATTTTGGGTCTCCAACCGGCGGCCCTTGTCGATCATGTGGCCAGAGTCGACTGCTCCTTTCTACATCAAATCCCCGGCGATCGCGGTGGCTCTATTCcg GTCGCAATTGAAGAGCTTGAGCTCATGGTGAGTGAGTTGAGAACCCATATCCTTGCATCCCATGATGATCCGTTTTCCATGAAGACAATGGCTGGGGGCAGTGTCGCAAATACAATGCGGGGACTAAGTGCAGGTTTTGGGGTCTCCAGTGGAATAATTGGGGCCTATGGGGATGATGAGCAAGGTCAGTTATTTGTGCGCAACATGAGCTCTAATGGAGTGAACCTCTCGAGATTGAGGATGAAGAAAGGACGCACTGGTCAG TGTGTTTGCCTGATTGATGAATTGGGCACCCGTACCATGCGGCCTTGTCTCTCCAATGCTGTGAAAGTTCAG GCGGATGACTTGACTAGAGAGGATTTCAAAGGCTCAAG ACCTTTTTTTCTTCAGTGGTTGTCTTTGAGATATGCAATATTCAATTTAGAGGTTATTCGGGAAGCTATAAAGATTGCCAAACAAGAGGGTCTTTTCCTGTCCCTTGATTTGGCCAGTTTTGAG ATGGTTCGGAACTTTAAATTACCTCTTCTACAGTTACTGGAGTCAGGAAATATAGATCTCTGTTTCGCCAATGAAGATGAAGCAATAGAACTGCTAAG TGGTAAACAAAATGCTGATCCTGAGATTGCGCTTGAATTTCTGGCCAAACACTGCCAATGGGCTGTTGTAACATTGGGGCCTAATGGATGCATTGCTAAGCTTGGAAAAGAGGTTAGTGAGAGACTGCAGTGCTCGAGGACATGA
- the LOC121244446 gene encoding proteasome subunit alpha type-1-A-like translates to MFRNQYDTDVTTWSPAGRLFQVEYAMEAVKQGSAAIGLRSKTHVVLACVNKANSELSSHQKKIFKVDDHIGVAIAGLTADGRVLSRYMRSECINHSFTYESPLPVGRLVVQLADKAQVCTQRSWKRPFGVGLLVGGLDESGAHLYYNCPSGNYFEYQAFAIGSRSQAAKTYLERRFENFVDSSREDLIRDALIATRETLQGEKLRSSICTVAVLGVGEPFQILDQETVQQLIDKFELVGEEETPAAEPDADAAAAAAADADEGGAAEQGGGAEPGPAAEQGAAPMDI, encoded by the exons ATGTTTCGGAATCAGTATGACACGGATGTGACGACATGGAGCCCGGCGGGGCGGCTGTTCCAGGTGGAGTACGCGATGGAGGCAGTGAAGCAAGGGTCGGCGGCCATTGGGCTCCGATCCAAGACCCACGTCGTCCTGGCCTGCGTCAACAAGGCTAACTCCGAGCTCTCCTCTCACCAGAAGAAGATCTTTAAGGTCGACGACCACATCGGCGTTGCCATTGCTGGACTCACCGCAGACGGCCGTGTCCTCTCCCGCTACATGCGATCCGAGTGCATTAATCACAGTTTCACATACGAATCGCCCCTCCCGGTGGGTCGTCTCGTTGTTCAGCTCGCGGATAAGGCCCAG GTCTGCACACAACGCTCATGGAAGCGGCCCTTTGGTGTTGGTCTGCTGGTAGGCGGCTTGGATGAATCTGGAGCTCACCTTTATTACAACTGCCCAAGTGGTAACTACTTTGAGTACCAAGCCTTTGCTATTGGGTCCCGTTCACAAGCTGCCAAAACATACTTGGAACGCAGATTTGAAAACTTCGTGGACTCTTCCCGGGAAGATCTGATCAGAGATGCACTTATTGCAACGAGGGAAACTTTGCAGGGAGAGAAGCTCAGAAGCTCCATATGCACAGTTGCTGTGCTAGGAGTTGGAGAACCATTCCAAATATTGGATCAGGAAACTGTACAACAATTGATTGATAAATTTGAGCTTGTAGGTGAGGAAGAGACTCCTGCTGCTGAGCCGGATGctgatgctgctgctgctgctgctgctgacgCTGACGAGGGTGGTGCAGCAGAACAGGGTGGAGGTGCTGAGCCGGGTCCTGCAGCTGAACAAGGTGCAGCTCCAATGGATATTTGA